AGGCCATGGACAGCGAAGGCTGGCTGGCCCTGCTCAGGCGCATGGAGTGCGGCGAGGTGAGGCTGCTGTGCCGCGACCTTCCGGCCCCCTCGCCGCTGGCTTCGGCCATCCTCAATGCCAGGCCCTATGCCTTTCTCGATGACGCCCCGCTGGAAGAGCGACGCACCCAGGCGGTGCTCAACCGGCGCTGGAACCCGGTGCAAAGCGGCGATGACCTGGGCGCGCTGGACGCCGACGCCATTGCCGCCGTCGTGGCCGAGGCATGGCCTGAGCCACGCAGCGCCGACGAGATGCACGAAGCCTTGATGAGCCTGGGCGCGATCAGCCAGCAAGAAGTGCACGCCAACGCCAGTTGGGATTTGCTGTTGCGCCAACTCGCCAAAGCCGGACGGGCGCTGCAATTACCCACCCAACAACTCTGGCTGGCCCGCGAACGCCTGAACCTGTTGCAAGCCCTGTATCCGCAGGCAACCCCAGCGCCTGCCCTCGGCGTGCTCCCAGGTTTCGATCAGGCCATCGACCCGGACAGCGCGCTCAGCGAGCTGCTGCGTAGCCGCCTGAGCGGCCACGGCCCCCTGACCTTGGCGCAGATCGCCAGGCCGCTGGGCAAGCCTGATGCGGCTGTGGCGCAGGCCCTGGCGCAGCTGGAGGCCGAAGGCTACGTACTGCGCGGCCATTTCAGCCCTGGCCAGGCCGAGCCACAGTGGTGCGAGCGCCACCTGCTGGCGCGCATCCACCGCTACACGGTCAAGCGCCTGCGCCGTGAGATCGAGCCGGTCAGCCTGCAGGACTTCATGCGCTTTCTGTTTGACTGGCAGCACCTGGCGCCCGGCGAGCGCCTGCGCGGCCCACAGGCCGTGACCGAGGTACTTGGCCAGTTGCAGGGCTTCCCCAGTGCGGCAGCGGCCTGGGAAGCGGAATTGTTGCCCGCGCGAATCGAAGACTACAGCCCGCACTGGCTCGATGATGCCTGCCGCAGCGGGCAGTTCGCCTGGAGCCGGCTGGCGGCGACGGCGGCCAGCAGCACCTTGTCCAGCACCCCGCTGGTGCTGCTGCCCCGGGAACACCTGGGCTTCTGGCGCAGCCTTGCCCCCACAACCGCCGTTGACGCCCTGGGGCTGCGTGCGCAACGGGTGCACGAGGTGCTGCGGGCGCAAGGGGCGCTGTTCTTCGATGAACTGGCACAGGATGCCCACCTGCTGCCCAGCGAGCTGGAAAGCGCCCTCCAGGCCTTGGTGGGCGCCGGTCTGGTGGGCGCCGACAGCTTCATCGGCCTGCGCAGCCTGATCACTCCAGCGGCCAAACGCACCTCGCGCCACAGCCGGCGCGGGCACCCGCCACTGTCCAGCAACATGGCCCATGCCGGGCGCTGGGCATTGCTGCGCCCAGGTAATGCCGATGACGGCCAGCGTCTGGAGCACATCGCCCGCGCCCTGCTGCGGCGCTATGGAGTGATGTGCTGGCGACTTCTGGAGCGCGAAAGCGACGTGCTACCGCCCTGGCGCGAGTTGCTGCGCTGTTATCACCGCCTGGAAGCCCGTGGCGAGATTCGTGGTGGACGCTTCATTGCCGGCTTGGCTGGGGAGCAATTTGCCCTGCCAGAAGCGGTTGGCCTGCTCCGGCAAGTACGCCGGCAAGCGGCTGAAGGTACGCTGGTGGTGGTCAGCGCCAGCGACCCGCTGAACCTCGTGGGCTCACTGCTGCCTGGGGCGAAAGTACCGGCCGTGAGCGGCAACCGCTTGCTGTACCGCGATGGTGTCCCGGTGGCGGTACGGATCGCCGGGCGTTACAGCTACCTGGTCGACGCGTCGGCCGTCGAACAGCAAACCTGGCGGCAAAAACTCTTGCGCGAATGATTTTCGATACCCCGATTTTCATTTTCAGTGCAGCTCAACCGGGCTATGGTCGGGGTTTGTTCCAGGCCCCTGAGCCTGACCGAGCCATCGCAAGGACCCCGTATGAGCCTGTCACTTCTCAGTCGCTACGCCTTTTTCGCTGCTTGTGTACTGTTCACCCTGGCGAGTCTGCCGTTCCTCCATCACGAATGGCTGTGGCCATTCACCCTGGCTAGCGCGCTGCTCAGCCTGGTCGGCGTGGTCGATCTGCTGCAGCAACGTCACGCGGTGCGCCGCAATTACCCAATCCTTGGCAACATTCGCTACCTGGTCGAAGGCATCCGCCCGGAAATTCGCCAGTACCTGCTGGAGGCCGACAGCGATGCCCTGCCCTTCTCACGCGCCCAGCGCTCGCTGGTTTACGCGCGGGCCAAGAACGAGGCTTCGGACAAACCGTTCGGTACCTTGATCGACGTGTATGAGTCCGGTTTCGAGTTCATCGGCCATTCCATGCGCCCGGCACCGCTGGCCGACCCGGCAAGTTTCCGCACCATCATCGGTGGCCCGCAATGCAGCCAGCCGTACTCGGCGTCGATCTTCAACATTTCCGCCATGAGCTTCGGCTCGCTCAGCGCCAACGCTATCCGCGCGCTGAACCAGGGCGCCAAGCTGGGCAACTTCCACCATGACACCGGCGAAGGCAGCATCAGCCCCTATCACCGCGAACACGGCGGCGACCTGGTCTGGGAGCTGGGCAGCGGCTACTTCGGTTGCCGCACGGCGGACGGGCGCTTCGACCCTGAACGCTTCGCCACCCAGGCACGTAGCCCGCAGGTGCGGATGATCGAGATCAAGATGAGCCAGGGTGCCAAACCCGGCCACGGCGGCATCCTGCCCAAGCACAAAGTGACCAAGGAGATCGCCGACACCCGCGGCGTGCTGATGGGCGAGGACTGCATTTCGCCATCACGCCACAGCGCTTTCTCCACACCGATCGAAATGATGCAGTTCATCGCACAGCTGCGTGAGCTGTCGGGCGGAAAACCAGTGGGCTTCAAGTTCTGCCTCGGCCACCCGTGGGAGTTCATGGGCATCGCCAAGGCCATGCTGGAAACCGGCATCCTGCCCGATTTCATCGTCGTCGACGGCAAGGAAGGCGGTACCGGTGCCGCGCCGGTGGAATTCACCGACCACATCGGAGTGCCGCTGCGCGAGGGCCTGCTGTTCGTGCACAACACCCTGGTCGGCCTGAACCTGCGCGACAAGATCAAGCTCGGCGCCAGCGGCAAGATCGTCAGCGCCTTCGATATCGCCAGCGTACTGGCCATCGGTGCGGACTGGGCCAACTCGGCACGGGGCTTCATGTTCGCCATCGGCTGCATCCAGTCGCAGAGCTGCCACACCAACAAATGCCCGACTGGCGTGGCCACCCAGGACCCGCTGCGCCAACGGGCGCTGGTGGTGCCGGACAAGGCCCAGCGGGTATTGAACTTCCACCACAACACCCTGCGCGCCCTGGCCGAGATGCTCGCCGCGGCGGGTCTGGAGCATCCGGCGCAGCTGGAAGCCAAGCACCTGGTGCGGCGTGTTTCGGCCACCGAAATCAAGCTGTTCTCGCAGATGCATGTGTTCCTCAAGCCAGGGGAGTTGCTGACCGGCGAGGTGGACGGGCAATTCTATTCGCGCATGTGGCAGATGGCGCGGGCGGACAGTTTCGAGCCACACACCGACGTGGCGGCCTGATCAACAGCGGAAGAAGTTCCACCATGGCCAGCTGCAGGGGGAACTTCGAACAGCAAGGCCTGGATATCGCCGGCAATGTATCGCGCCTGTAGCGTCCAGGCCGGCGGCAATTGGTTTGCACCTCTCGAGCTGGCGGGGCCTTGTATCCACCAGACTCGCCCGGACTTCGCGCTCAGTTGTCGCGGATCGACCACGTAGATCTGTTCAGACCTGGGATAAAGCAAGGTTTCCCAGTTGTAGCTGGTAGGGGAGGTTCCAGAGTTGTCCCCCGACTGACCATATTGATACAGCCGCGGCTCACTGCCCGTCTTGTTGTAGTACTCCACGCTGTAGTACCAGAACAACGAGTCCACCACCATTACATCGCCGTCTCGCCAGTGGGCATTGACCTGATCGAGCAGTGACGCCACCTTGATGCGTCCCCAGACCGTCTTGCCATTGAGCTCGACCTTGCCTTGATAGAGCCGTCCAAGACCTGCGGATTGCAAAGAAACGCACAAGATGACCAGTACAGCGGCGCCGACAGGCGAGCGTCTGGCAATGCCATCTACCGTCACCGCCAGCAGAATCGCCAGCCCCGCCGCGCTGAAGAGCAGATAGCGCGGCATGAACACCGGCAGTGCGTAGGACGCCAGCCAGGCTGTGAGCAATGGCAGGCAGAAGAAGAGCAGGATCAGCAGGCGAGGTTTGGCAGGCAACTTGTCATGTTTGACAGCAGCCATGCAGAGCGCAGCCACCGCAACAGGCAGCAGCCAGAACACTGGCCACCCATGCTCGGTGCCAGGCTGGAGCGCCATGAATTGCCAAAGTGCCGAAGGCAGGGTATTCCCGCTCACCGGCGCAATCCAGTTCAGCGCACCGCTGCTACGCGTCATCTGCTCGTTGAGTTGCGGCAACCAGGGAAGGAAGGCGAGCGCGATGGCCACATTGCATAACCACCAGTCAGGCGAGCGCACCAGGCGCTGCCCTCTGCCGTTGCGCATCGGCAACAGGTACAGCCAGTGAGCCGCCGCGCACAGCACGGCAAAATAGTGGGTGTAGAGCGCTGCCGTCAGCAAAACCGCATAAATCAGCAGATAGCGCCGACGATGCTGCGCCTGTACCCACATCATGAGTAGAAGGGTTGCCGCCAGCAGCCACATGCCAAGCAGGGAATACATCCGCACTTCCTGGCTGTAGCGCACGGTGATGGGAAGCAACGCCATGAACAACCCGGTTATCACCGCGGCACGCGGGTTTGCCAGACGCAGCGCGATAGCCATTGCCAGCAAAACCGACAGCACCCCCGCCAAAACACTGAACCCGCGCACGGCGAGCAGACCATCACCAAACGCTGCGATCCAGTAGTGCAGCAACAGGTAATACAGCGGAGGATGCACGTCGCGCCCGGTATGCAGAAGAATCTGCCCCGGCGCCATGCTGCTCAACTTGACACTGAATGCCTCGTCGAGCCAAAGCACCGGCACCTCGATGCGATAGAGCCGCAGCGCAACGCTGAGCACGAGGATGCCGAGCATCAGTAGCAGCCACCCTCTGTTCGGCAGGGTGATCGCCGCCAGGCCCACGGTTGCGCGTTTCGGCTGCCATCGTGGCGAAACTGTCATCGTTGTTCCTTGAATACACTGCGGCCACCCTGAGTCGCATTGCGCCCCAGCGTGCCTTTGACGACATAACGCGGTCGGTGCTTGGACTCCATGTAGATGCGACCGATGTATTCCCCAAGGACACCGATTCCAATCAGCTGGACCCCGCCCAGAAACAGGATGGCCGTCATGAGAGAGGGATATCCAGGCACGGGGTTGCCCAGGATGAGCTTGTCCAAGACCAGCAACGCCGCGTAAGCAAACGCCGTGATGGCAATGACGCCCCCCACGTAGCTCCACAGCCGTAGTGGCACGGTGCTGAACGAGGTAATGCCATCCAACGCCAGGTTCCACAGTTTCCAGGCATTGAAGCGGCTGCCTCCTTGGGTTCGCGGCGCGCGCTCGTATTCGACGACCGCCGTGCTGAACCCTGCCCACGACAACATGCCTTTCATGAACAGTTGCTGCTCTGGCATCGACTTGATCACTTCCACGACCTTGCGATCGAGCAAGCGGAAGTCGCCGACATTTTCTTCGATATGGATTTGCGAGATGCGATTGAGCAGGAAGTAGAACCCCCCAGCCGAAAGGCGCTTGAGGTAGGTATCACTGGATCGATCGCGGCGCTTGGCGAGTACCACATCGAAGCCGGCTCGCCACTCTTCGATCAGCAACGGAATGACCTCCACCGGGTCTTGCAGGTCTACGTCGATCGGAATCATCACGTCGCCCTCGGCCATTTCCAGGCCGGCGAACAGTGCCGCCTCCTTGCCGAAGTTTCGCGACAGGTCGACCAGCATGACATCCGGGTCGCCGGCAACCAGCTGACGAATCTGCCGCTCGGTATCGTCCTGACTGCCATCGTTGACGAAGATCACCTCGACCCGAGCGGTTTCACCGTTCAATGCCTGGCGAACCGCGTCGTAGAAAGGTCGGATCGACTGTTCTTCATTGAACACCGGCACGATCAGCGAAATAACCATCTGCGCCGCTCCATGAAGATCCATCGAGACAGC
The Pseudomonas sp. KU43P genome window above contains:
- a CDS encoding glycosyltransferase family 39 protein, whose protein sequence is MTVSPRWQPKRATVGLAAITLPNRGWLLLMLGILVLSVALRLYRIEVPVLWLDEAFSVKLSSMAPGQILLHTGRDVHPPLYYLLLHYWIAAFGDGLLAVRGFSVLAGVLSVLLAMAIALRLANPRAAVITGLFMALLPITVRYSQEVRMYSLLGMWLLAATLLLMMWVQAQHRRRYLLIYAVLLTAALYTHYFAVLCAAAHWLYLLPMRNGRGQRLVRSPDWWLCNVAIALAFLPWLPQLNEQMTRSSGALNWIAPVSGNTLPSALWQFMALQPGTEHGWPVFWLLPVAVAALCMAAVKHDKLPAKPRLLILLFFCLPLLTAWLASYALPVFMPRYLLFSAAGLAILLAVTVDGIARRSPVGAAVLVILCVSLQSAGLGRLYQGKVELNGKTVWGRIKVASLLDQVNAHWRDGDVMVVDSLFWYYSVEYYNKTGSEPRLYQYGQSGDNSGTSPTSYNWETLLYPRSEQIYVVDPRQLSAKSGRVWWIQGPASSRGANQLPPAWTLQARYIAGDIQALLFEVPPAAGHGGTSSAVDQAATSVCGSKLSARAICHMRE
- a CDS encoding glycosyltransferase family 2 protein; translated protein: MVISLIVPVFNEEQSIRPFYDAVRQALNGETARVEVIFVNDGSQDDTERQIRQLVAGDPDVMLVDLSRNFGKEAALFAGLEMAEGDVMIPIDVDLQDPVEVIPLLIEEWRAGFDVVLAKRRDRSSDTYLKRLSAGGFYFLLNRISQIHIEENVGDFRLLDRKVVEVIKSMPEQQLFMKGMLSWAGFSTAVVEYERAPRTQGGSRFNAWKLWNLALDGITSFSTVPLRLWSYVGGVIAITAFAYAALLVLDKLILGNPVPGYPSLMTAILFLGGVQLIGIGVLGEYIGRIYMESKHRPRYVVKGTLGRNATQGGRSVFKEQR
- a CDS encoding FMN-binding glutamate synthase family protein; the protein is MSLSLLSRYAFFAACVLFTLASLPFLHHEWLWPFTLASALLSLVGVVDLLQQRHAVRRNYPILGNIRYLVEGIRPEIRQYLLEADSDALPFSRAQRSLVYARAKNEASDKPFGTLIDVYESGFEFIGHSMRPAPLADPASFRTIIGGPQCSQPYSASIFNISAMSFGSLSANAIRALNQGAKLGNFHHDTGEGSISPYHREHGGDLVWELGSGYFGCRTADGRFDPERFATQARSPQVRMIEIKMSQGAKPGHGGILPKHKVTKEIADTRGVLMGEDCISPSRHSAFSTPIEMMQFIAQLRELSGGKPVGFKFCLGHPWEFMGIAKAMLETGILPDFIVVDGKEGGTGAAPVEFTDHIGVPLREGLLFVHNTLVGLNLRDKIKLGASGKIVSAFDIASVLAIGADWANSARGFMFAIGCIQSQSCHTNKCPTGVATQDPLRQRALVVPDKAQRVLNFHHNTLRALAEMLAAAGLEHPAQLEAKHLVRRVSATEIKLFSQMHVFLKPGELLTGEVDGQFYSRMWQMARADSFEPHTDVAA